In Deinococcus proteolyticus MRP, a single genomic region encodes these proteins:
- a CDS encoding S-layer homology domain-containing protein, with the protein MKKSVLFLTAALSFGVAGAQTTVTTTAAQAPALTDVPAGHWAKDAVERLVSQGIILGYPDGTYRGTQNLTRYEAAMIISRLLDQVGSGEVDLGKVDDATMASIRNAINELSAELAALDVRVSDLEDSAVSREDFARLEGRVDAIANTDAGKVAEDLAAVNEMATLLNQDVLELQDRVTAVDGELASFDERLGVVEDQVAENTTDIDAQGIRIADLENGRVRLTLGVGGSYGQLRRVNGDTNFDVDRVTEGTFAEKQYTNQTAADDDATDRVRGVDTTNEGRFDLSPAITVGVKATNIAAAGGVTVEEAGVNFGFDPSLLTNSVKLGEAVDTTNRYVTYLDSAEVTGRIGDDARFRVVAKAGTVPARPDVVNPVGSLKDVPGYNDYLLPSGVRNGVSAGVALTDVPLSPTLYISSGYGDNAGLTGTYLATRAETKLGDRGDVGVSFVQNFSDAATQRTGRTAFGVDGRYAVPKAADSDETLYGVKAVYVASMPDAFSGARTFQQAFDSRDQAAELSAEANFFNLGARADFRAVSPGFENTGADNKLIANAAMDVNRTDAFGPNYVDEVGYGASVSTQLGRAELGLAADTYTNWYDRAWANRRSTLGGHIGTNLGAFRVAGFAGYTTDARDNKDLAASSGFLAPNSDAVRYDADKVTSVRSADKDRSRTIFAPAKVSDLYRYSSGAGVLVTHDGTAANALVPNLDLAALGETFTTTGDTYGAGFAAYNLKATPELTVAPFIGGSVYNQQAPNRGNAADNTQIKGGVNLSTQPLDLAFQPQFRASLAGARYTTGLVDNNTVIGSELGAKAEVTLNQFFSPAAKLSLGYGFHQANNLRDNLGAQAGLPNLGASSVSPSVADFRFGGAVAAPRAVANGNYTQTQGIYSQLAWNEALKFNYGVFRFDEDTRTTTDPINVAHGFKVSYGVKF; encoded by the coding sequence ATGAAGAAAAGTGTTTTGTTCCTGACGGCTGCGCTGTCGTTTGGTGTTGCGGGGGCCCAGACCACCGTGACCACCACTGCAGCTCAGGCTCCCGCCCTGACCGACGTTCCCGCCGGCCACTGGGCCAAGGACGCTGTTGAGCGTCTGGTAAGCCAGGGTATTATCCTGGGCTACCCCGACGGCACCTATCGCGGCACCCAGAACCTGACCCGCTACGAGGCGGCGATGATCATCTCCCGCCTGCTGGATCAGGTGGGCAGCGGTGAAGTGGACCTGGGCAAGGTTGACGACGCCACCATGGCTTCCATTCGTAACGCCATCAACGAACTGAGCGCCGAACTGGCTGCTCTGGACGTGCGCGTGAGCGACCTGGAAGACAGCGCTGTGAGCCGTGAAGACTTCGCCCGCCTGGAAGGCCGCGTTGACGCCATCGCCAACACGGATGCCGGCAAGGTTGCTGAAGACCTGGCTGCAGTCAACGAAATGGCTACCCTGCTGAACCAGGACGTGCTGGAACTGCAGGACCGCGTGACCGCTGTTGACGGCGAACTGGCTTCCTTCGACGAGCGCCTGGGTGTGGTCGAAGACCAGGTGGCCGAGAACACCACCGATATCGACGCTCAGGGCATCCGCATTGCCGACCTGGAAAACGGCCGCGTGCGCCTGACCCTGGGAGTAGGCGGAAGCTACGGTCAGCTGCGCCGTGTCAATGGCGATACCAACTTCGACGTTGACCGCGTGACCGAAGGTACCTTCGCTGAGAAACAGTACACCAACCAGACGGCAGCCGACGACGACGCGACTGACCGTGTTCGTGGTGTGGACACCACCAACGAAGGTCGCTTTGACCTGTCGCCTGCCATCACCGTTGGCGTCAAGGCCACCAACATTGCCGCTGCCGGCGGTGTCACTGTTGAAGAAGCTGGAGTGAACTTTGGCTTTGACCCCAGCCTGCTGACCAACTCAGTGAAGCTGGGCGAAGCTGTTGATACCACCAACCGCTACGTCACCTACCTGGATTCCGCTGAAGTGACTGGCCGCATCGGTGATGACGCCCGCTTCCGTGTGGTTGCTAAAGCTGGTACTGTTCCCGCCCGTCCTGATGTTGTCAACCCTGTGGGCAGCCTGAAGGACGTTCCCGGCTACAACGACTACCTCCTGCCGAGCGGTGTCCGCAATGGTGTGTCCGCCGGTGTGGCGCTGACTGACGTGCCCCTCAGCCCTACCCTGTACATCAGCAGTGGCTACGGCGACAACGCTGGTCTGACCGGTACCTACCTGGCGACCCGCGCTGAAACCAAGCTGGGCGACCGCGGTGACGTGGGCGTGAGCTTTGTACAGAACTTCTCTGATGCTGCCACCCAGCGCACTGGCCGCACCGCTTTCGGTGTTGATGGCCGCTACGCTGTGCCCAAGGCTGCAGACAGCGATGAAACCCTGTACGGTGTGAAGGCTGTGTACGTGGCCAGCATGCCCGACGCCTTCTCCGGCGCCCGGACTTTCCAGCAGGCTTTCGATAGCCGCGATCAGGCTGCTGAGCTGTCGGCTGAAGCCAACTTCTTCAACCTGGGTGCACGCGCTGACTTCCGTGCCGTATCACCTGGCTTCGAGAACACCGGTGCCGACAACAAGCTGATTGCCAACGCTGCCATGGATGTCAACCGTACGGACGCCTTTGGTCCTAACTATGTTGACGAAGTCGGTTACGGCGCTTCCGTCTCCACCCAGCTGGGCCGCGCCGAACTGGGTCTGGCTGCTGATACCTACACCAACTGGTACGACCGGGCCTGGGCCAACCGCCGCAGCACCTTGGGTGGCCACATCGGCACCAACCTGGGCGCCTTCCGCGTGGCTGGCTTCGCTGGTTACACCACCGATGCCCGCGACAACAAGGACTTGGCGGCCAGCTCTGGCTTCCTGGCCCCTAACAGCGACGCTGTGCGCTACGACGCCGACAAGGTGACCAGTGTCCGCAGCGCCGACAAGGACCGCAGCCGCACCATCTTTGCGCCTGCTAAAGTCAGCGACCTGTACCGTTACAGCTCCGGCGCTGGTGTGCTGGTGACCCACGACGGCACTGCAGCCAACGCTCTGGTGCCCAACCTGGACCTGGCTGCTCTGGGTGAAACCTTTACTACCACTGGCGACACCTACGGCGCCGGCTTCGCTGCCTACAACCTGAAGGCGACTCCTGAGCTGACCGTGGCCCCCTTCATTGGCGGCTCTGTGTACAACCAGCAGGCTCCTAACCGTGGCAACGCTGCCGACAACACCCAGATCAAGGGTGGCGTGAACCTGAGCACCCAGCCTCTGGACCTGGCTTTCCAGCCTCAGTTCCGCGCCAGCCTGGCTGGTGCCCGCTACACCACCGGTCTGGTTGACAACAACACCGTTATCGGTAGCGAACTGGGCGCCAAGGCTGAAGTGACCCTGAACCAGTTCTTCTCGCCCGCTGCCAAGCTCAGCCTGGGCTACGGCTTCCACCAGGCCAACAACCTGCGTGACAACCTCGGTGCGCAGGCTGGCCTGCCCAACCTGGGCGCCAGTAGCGTGTCTCCCTCCGTGGCTGACTTCCGCTTCGGTGGCGCTGTCGCGGCCCCCCGTGCTGTCGCCAACGGTAACTACACCCAGACTCAGGGCATCTACAGCCAGCTGGCCTGGAACGAGGCTCTGAAGTTCAACTACGGCGTGTTCCGCTTTGACGAAGACACCCGGACCACCACTGACCCCATCAACGTGGCCCACGGCTTCAAGGTCAGCTACGGCGTGAAGTTCTAA
- a CDS encoding manganese-dependent inorganic pyrophosphatase, protein MLPVFGHQNPDTDAITAALVYASFLTRTGTPAVAYRLGDLNFETPFVLREAGIEAPAMLPELAPGTAVALVDHNETVQSAPNLADLTVTHVVDHHKLGDLQTNAPAMLRFEPVGSCGTILLRLHREANLTVEPLEARLMLSAILSDTLHFRSPTTTDADREAVEFLAPVAGIDDVTGYAMRMFVAKSDLGDTPAEQLLKIDYKEFVFGEGEAAQRWGVGVTETTNPAYVLGRQDELLAAMRRLKQEEELQGVLLSVVDILQEHNETLVPSEAEAAVLQGAFGVQVAGDRANLGSCISRKKQLIPALEEYFARQG, encoded by the coding sequence ATGCTTCCTGTATTCGGACATCAGAACCCCGACACCGACGCCATTACAGCTGCCCTTGTCTATGCTTCTTTTCTGACCCGTACCGGCACGCCTGCTGTGGCTTACCGCCTCGGTGATTTGAATTTTGAAACCCCGTTTGTGCTGCGCGAGGCGGGTATTGAGGCGCCGGCCATGCTGCCGGAGTTGGCCCCAGGGACTGCCGTGGCGCTGGTTGACCACAATGAGACGGTTCAGTCGGCTCCCAACTTGGCTGACCTGACCGTGACCCACGTGGTGGACCACCACAAGCTGGGCGACCTGCAGACCAATGCCCCCGCCATGCTGCGCTTTGAGCCGGTAGGTTCCTGCGGCACCATCCTGCTGCGCCTGCACCGCGAGGCCAACCTGACAGTGGAACCCCTGGAAGCCCGGCTGATGCTCAGCGCTATCCTGAGCGATACCCTGCACTTCCGCAGCCCCACCACCACAGATGCCGACCGGGAAGCCGTAGAGTTCCTGGCTCCGGTGGCCGGTATTGACGACGTGACGGGCTACGCCATGCGGATGTTCGTCGCCAAAAGTGACCTGGGTGACACCCCGGCTGAGCAGCTGCTCAAGATTGACTACAAGGAGTTCGTATTCGGTGAGGGTGAGGCGGCGCAGCGCTGGGGCGTAGGTGTGACCGAGACCACCAACCCCGCTTACGTGCTGGGCCGCCAGGACGAGCTGCTGGCCGCCATGCGCCGTCTGAAGCAGGAGGAGGAACTGCAGGGTGTGCTGCTGTCGGTGGTGGACATTTTGCAGGAGCACAACGAAACGCTGGTGCCCTCTGAAGCTGAGGCCGCTGTTCTCCAGGGGGCCTTCGGTGTGCAGGTGGCCGGTGACCGGGCCAACCTGGGGAGCTGCATCAGCCGCAAGAAGCAGCTGATTCCGGCGTTGGAAGAGTACTTTGCCCGCCAAGGCTGA
- a CDS encoding bifunctional folylpolyglutamate synthase/dihydrofolate synthase, with the protein MGEVLARHLDWLYGTQRFGVQPGLERIEALLSRLGNPERRFRSVLVGGTNGKGSVSAALASALQASGQRTGIFTSPHLTHFAERFRVDGEPVAEPELLAALEMVRPHAEALEATFFEVVTAVGCWLFAHADVEWAVVEVGMGGRLDATNALSPELSVITNIGLDHTEVLGETLAAIAAEKAGILRAGQPAVTAAMPALWPVLEQVGADLWALGREFSFRVTGLSLSGTALELHWPDGAQMLDLQTPLLGAHGAANAALAAAAALRLGVSREAVRQGLAQTRWPGRLEYLTVQGQGWLLDGAHNPDGAQALTDTLDALDLRPVRLVFGASADKALEEMVQILAPAVSDVVLTQAQWSPRAAEPGTLRPLWEAQGIPVREAASPVQALELATPASWAASQAAAPVVVCGSLYLVGEVRGVLLRQGAERRERWQ; encoded by the coding sequence GTGGGAGAAGTCCTGGCGCGGCATCTCGACTGGCTGTACGGTACCCAGCGCTTCGGGGTGCAGCCTGGTCTGGAGCGAATAGAGGCTCTGCTGTCCCGGCTGGGGAACCCTGAGCGGCGCTTCCGCAGCGTCCTGGTGGGGGGAACCAACGGTAAGGGGTCTGTCTCTGCCGCGCTGGCCAGTGCCCTGCAGGCAAGTGGGCAGCGGACCGGCATCTTTACCAGTCCGCATCTGACGCACTTTGCCGAGCGTTTCCGGGTAGATGGCGAGCCGGTGGCAGAACCGGAGCTGCTCGCCGCTCTGGAAATGGTACGGCCCCACGCTGAAGCGCTGGAGGCCACCTTTTTCGAGGTGGTGACTGCAGTGGGCTGCTGGCTGTTCGCCCATGCAGATGTGGAGTGGGCCGTGGTGGAGGTGGGCATGGGGGGGCGGCTGGACGCCACCAACGCTCTCTCACCCGAACTGAGCGTGATTACGAATATTGGCCTGGACCATACCGAGGTGTTGGGGGAGACCCTAGCAGCCATTGCCGCCGAGAAAGCCGGCATTCTGCGTGCCGGCCAGCCGGCGGTGACTGCCGCCATGCCGGCGCTCTGGCCTGTGCTGGAGCAGGTGGGCGCCGACCTCTGGGCGCTGGGGCGCGAGTTCTCCTTCCGGGTGACCGGGCTAAGCCTGAGCGGTACGGCGCTGGAGCTGCACTGGCCTGATGGGGCGCAGATGCTGGACCTGCAGACCCCACTGCTGGGCGCGCATGGGGCTGCCAACGCGGCGCTGGCCGCAGCTGCGGCGCTGCGCTTGGGCGTGAGCCGGGAAGCGGTCCGCCAGGGGCTGGCCCAGACCCGGTGGCCCGGCCGTCTGGAATATCTGACGGTTCAGGGCCAGGGCTGGCTTCTAGACGGGGCCCACAACCCGGACGGTGCTCAGGCCCTGACCGACACCCTGGACGCCCTGGACCTGCGGCCGGTGCGGCTGGTCTTCGGAGCTTCGGCGGACAAAGCATTGGAAGAGATGGTGCAGATCCTGGCCCCGGCCGTGAGTGATGTGGTGCTGACCCAGGCGCAGTGGAGCCCCCGCGCTGCCGAGCCGGGTACGCTGCGGCCGCTCTGGGAGGCGCAGGGGATTCCGGTGCGTGAGGCCGCTTCTCCCGTTCAGGCGCTGGAACTGGCTACTCCGGCCAGCTGGGCGGCAAGTCAAGCTGCCGCACCCGTGGTGGTGTGCGGCAGCCTGTATCTGGTGGGTGAAGTGCGGGGCGTGCTGTTGCGGCAGGGGGCAGAGCGGCGCGAGCGCTGGCAGTAG
- a CDS encoding helix-turn-helix domain-containing protein, with product MKLHERLRELRSERKLRLKDVSEVAEISVPYLSDLERGRTNPSLDTLQTLAAAYSISVHDLLEGVEFYGESGEGALPRGLADLMADPVLGAQLTPDWVRTLSRIELRGKRPEGKQDWYEIYLHLKRILD from the coding sequence ATGAAACTGCACGAACGTCTGCGCGAACTGCGCAGTGAACGCAAACTCCGTCTGAAAGATGTCTCGGAGGTCGCTGAAATCAGCGTGCCTTACCTGAGCGATCTGGAACGTGGGCGCACCAACCCTAGCCTGGATACGCTGCAGACCCTGGCTGCCGCCTACAGTATTTCGGTACACGACCTGCTGGAAGGAGTCGAGTTCTACGGCGAGTCGGGCGAGGGCGCTCTGCCCCGCGGCCTGGCTGACCTGATGGCTGACCCTGTCCTGGGGGCGCAGCTGACGCCCGACTGGGTACGTACCCTGTCGCGCATTGAGCTGCGCGGCAAGCGCCCCGAAGGCAAGCAGGACTGGTATGAAATCTACCTGCACCTCAAACGCATTCTGGACTGA
- a CDS encoding cyclodeaminase/cyclohydrolase family protein, producing MNDSAPANTPAPSLWSHTAQEVLDAAGARRSVPTGGSVIAVSGAFGLSLLVLAVNLTLTKKDPAAELTAFSDRLRSLQRRIQTLGDEDAELYAAFMKQARQKGAPEATQEALRQQTREVPLQLARELQEGLELARQLRPLVHPVVVSDVQAGAAILQGALQASLFTLAHNLASLPEGEGDEFRRQWRGLQQEQQAAQAWLSAEAEPSQH from the coding sequence ATGAATGACTCTGCCCCCGCGAACACCCCTGCTCCCAGCCTCTGGAGTCACACGGCCCAGGAGGTATTGGACGCGGCCGGTGCCCGCCGCAGCGTGCCGACCGGCGGCTCAGTAATTGCAGTCAGCGGGGCGTTCGGTCTCTCGCTGCTGGTGCTGGCCGTAAACCTCACCCTGACCAAAAAGGACCCGGCAGCCGAGCTGACGGCCTTTAGCGACCGCCTGCGTTCCTTGCAGCGCCGTATCCAGACCCTGGGCGACGAGGACGCCGAGCTGTACGCAGCTTTTATGAAGCAGGCCCGGCAAAAGGGCGCCCCTGAGGCAACGCAGGAAGCGCTGCGCCAGCAAACCCGCGAAGTGCCGCTGCAACTGGCCCGCGAGCTACAAGAAGGGCTGGAGCTGGCCCGGCAGCTGCGCCCGCTGGTGCATCCTGTAGTGGTCAGCGACGTCCAGGCCGGGGCCGCCATCCTGCAGGGGGCGCTGCAGGCCAGCCTTTTTACCCTGGCCCACAACCTTGCCAGCCTGCCAGAAGGCGAGGGCGATGAGTTCCGCCGGCAGTGGCGGGGACTCCAGCAGGAGCAGCAAGCGGCTCAGGCGTGGCTGAGCGCCGAAGCCGAGCCCAGCCAGCACTAG
- a CDS encoding malate dehydrogenase — translation MHMKEPVRVAVTGAAGQIGYSLLFRIAAGDMLGKDQPVILQLLEITPALKALEGVVMELRDGAFPLLADVITSDDPEVAFKDADYALLVGAMPRKQGMERGDLLSANGGIFKPQGEALNKVASRNVKVLVVGNPANTNALIAQQNAPDLDPRCFTAMVRLDHNRAISQLAEKTGKPVTDIKNVTIWGNHSSTQYPDLSQTTVGGEKALDLVDQNWYESEYIPTVAKRGAAIIEARGLSSAASAASAAIDHMRDWALGTKEGEWVSMGIPSDGSYGIPEGLIYGFPVTVKDGKYEIVQGLEVSDFSRGKMDATAKELEEERDEVRKLGLVK, via the coding sequence ATCCACATGAAAGAACCCGTACGTGTAGCAGTGACCGGCGCGGCCGGCCAGATCGGTTATAGCCTGCTGTTCCGCATCGCCGCAGGCGACATGCTGGGCAAGGACCAGCCCGTGATTCTGCAGCTGCTGGAAATCACTCCGGCCCTGAAAGCGCTTGAAGGCGTGGTCATGGAACTGCGCGACGGCGCCTTCCCGCTGCTGGCCGATGTCATCACCAGCGACGACCCCGAAGTGGCCTTCAAAGACGCCGACTACGCCCTGCTGGTAGGCGCCATGCCCCGCAAACAGGGCATGGAGCGCGGCGACCTGCTGAGCGCCAACGGCGGCATCTTCAAGCCTCAGGGCGAAGCCCTCAACAAGGTCGCCAGCCGTAATGTCAAGGTTCTGGTCGTGGGCAACCCCGCCAACACCAACGCCCTGATCGCCCAGCAGAACGCCCCCGACCTGGACCCCCGCTGCTTTACCGCGATGGTGCGCCTGGACCACAACCGCGCCATCTCGCAGCTGGCCGAAAAGACCGGCAAGCCCGTGACCGACATCAAGAACGTCACCATCTGGGGCAACCACTCCTCCACCCAGTACCCGGACCTGTCGCAGACCACCGTGGGCGGCGAAAAAGCACTCGACCTGGTGGACCAGAACTGGTACGAGAGCGAGTACATCCCCACCGTTGCCAAGCGTGGCGCCGCCATCATTGAAGCGCGTGGCCTGTCCTCCGCCGCTTCGGCTGCCAGCGCCGCCATCGACCACATGCGCGACTGGGCCCTGGGCACCAAGGAAGGCGAATGGGTCAGCATGGGCATTCCCTCCGACGGCTCCTACGGCATTCCCGAGGGCCTGATTTACGGCTTCCCGGTCACGGTCAAGGACGGCAAGTACGAAATCGTGCAGGGCCTGGAAGTGAGCGACTTCAGCCGGGGCAAGATGGACGCCACCGCCAAGGAGCTGGAAGAAGAGCGCGACGAAGTGCGCAAGCTCGGCCTGGTCAAGTAA
- the priA gene encoding replication restart helicase PriA, with product MPAAPVPPSSWLVAVPRPIPAYDFAAPHGHAGTFPVGCRVLVPWRGEPLVGVVVGAGSERQSHRLREALQLLDAPERPWVPAATVQALGEWAASAGLPLGLVWDDLLGVGWAPALAHRVRAVAGADLTAFAENAAPAAVPGPQWSDGAGYLPALLDSVREQGLLEEEFTPVQPTVSRIYPTAQGQGPLTPKQAEAAEWLAEYPGQESLSSWARGAGVSSSVVAAVLARGHAALHEEAAPPPALPPCAAPWSPGLPDSLPVAERWRLNGGKFAARARALAPRIQAQLQAGGSVLVLVPEHATLDRAWAALSGLAEPCGTGAALFSGLLSPEQREHSWEQIRSGAARLVVGSYLALTAPLASLGLLLVLDEGSDAYKLSSGSRAWVPDTAQAVAGAHGAELGTAGVVPAVETVKWPALELPAPRVRLHTVDYGAAPTQPELGPLSMPGQAQSSLGYPLSHDLRAVLRQVQERGRQAALLAPRRGYSALLRCPQCDYAPQCPNCDVALRFHRSAHQLMCHQCGHRQNVPRSCANCGEAMWQTKGPGTEWLAQEVAQLLPGMPVYRVDRDHQDDLSALHAGGSGVVVGTQLLLSQPAPPELALLAVTLADTWLNVPDFRASERYHALLWELAEWHPARAPLLLVQTFQGTHPALEALRRSQSEDAGQSVSLYPRQEWELRRTLGYPPHACLAQVEVAARDRDRARAAADAVAAALYTAGATAQEVLGPAPAPIARVRGVYPYHLLLRARSPERLRELLDAVGSVRAGGRVRVDVSPRHLS from the coding sequence ATGCCCGCCGCGCCCGTTCCACCTTCTTCCTGGCTGGTCGCCGTGCCGCGCCCCATTCCCGCCTACGACTTCGCCGCGCCGCACGGCCACGCTGGAACATTCCCCGTGGGCTGCCGGGTGCTGGTGCCGTGGCGGGGTGAGCCGCTGGTCGGCGTGGTGGTGGGCGCCGGCAGCGAACGCCAGAGTCACCGCCTGCGCGAAGCCTTGCAGCTGCTCGACGCTCCGGAGCGGCCCTGGGTCCCTGCCGCGACCGTGCAGGCGCTGGGCGAGTGGGCGGCCTCGGCGGGGCTGCCGCTGGGCCTGGTGTGGGACGACCTGCTGGGGGTGGGCTGGGCGCCGGCGCTGGCCCACCGGGTGCGGGCGGTGGCGGGCGCGGACCTGACCGCCTTTGCCGAGAACGCGGCCCCTGCCGCCGTGCCGGGGCCGCAGTGGTCGGACGGCGCCGGTTATCTGCCTGCCCTGTTGGACTCCGTGCGCGAACAGGGCCTGCTGGAAGAGGAATTCACCCCCGTGCAGCCGACGGTATCCCGCATCTACCCCACCGCGCAGGGCCAGGGCCCACTTACCCCCAAGCAGGCCGAGGCCGCCGAGTGGCTGGCCGAGTATCCAGGCCAGGAATCGCTCAGCAGCTGGGCACGCGGCGCAGGCGTCAGCAGCAGCGTGGTGGCGGCCGTACTGGCCAGGGGCCACGCGGCACTGCACGAGGAAGCGGCGCCCCCGCCGGCGCTGCCCCCCTGCGCTGCCCCCTGGTCCCCAGGCCTCCCCGATTCCCTCCCCGTGGCCGAGCGCTGGCGGCTGAACGGCGGCAAGTTCGCGGCCCGGGCGCGGGCACTGGCGCCCCGCATTCAGGCGCAGCTGCAAGCTGGCGGCAGCGTGCTGGTGCTGGTTCCGGAGCATGCCACCCTGGACCGGGCCTGGGCGGCGCTCAGCGGGCTGGCCGAGCCGTGCGGCACGGGGGCCGCGCTGTTCAGCGGCCTGCTGTCGCCGGAGCAGCGTGAGCACAGCTGGGAGCAGATACGTAGTGGCGCGGCGCGGCTGGTGGTCGGGTCGTATTTGGCGCTCACAGCGCCGCTGGCCAGCCTGGGCCTGCTGCTGGTGCTGGATGAAGGCAGCGACGCGTACAAGCTGTCCAGCGGTTCGCGGGCGTGGGTCCCGGACACCGCGCAGGCAGTCGCCGGGGCGCACGGCGCCGAGCTGGGCACCGCCGGCGTGGTCCCTGCCGTGGAAACGGTGAAGTGGCCCGCCCTGGAACTGCCTGCCCCCCGCGTGCGGCTGCATACGGTGGACTACGGCGCCGCGCCCACGCAGCCGGAGCTGGGGCCGCTGTCCATGCCGGGCCAGGCCCAGAGCAGCCTGGGCTATCCGCTCAGCCACGACCTGCGGGCGGTGCTGCGGCAGGTGCAGGAGCGTGGCCGGCAAGCGGCGCTGCTGGCGCCACGTCGCGGGTACTCGGCGCTGCTGCGCTGCCCGCAGTGCGACTATGCCCCGCAGTGCCCCAACTGCGACGTGGCGCTGCGCTTTCACCGGAGCGCCCATCAGCTGATGTGCCACCAGTGCGGCCACCGCCAGAACGTGCCGCGCTCGTGCGCGAACTGCGGCGAGGCGATGTGGCAGACCAAAGGCCCCGGCACCGAGTGGCTGGCGCAGGAGGTGGCGCAGTTGCTGCCCGGCATGCCGGTGTACCGCGTGGACCGGGACCATCAAGACGACCTCTCAGCGCTGCATGCGGGCGGGAGCGGCGTGGTGGTGGGCACTCAGCTGCTGCTGTCGCAGCCGGCCCCGCCCGAGCTGGCGCTGCTCGCCGTCACCCTGGCCGACACCTGGCTGAACGTGCCCGACTTCCGCGCTTCGGAGCGGTATCACGCGCTGCTGTGGGAACTGGCCGAGTGGCACCCGGCCCGCGCCCCGCTGCTGCTGGTGCAGACCTTTCAGGGAACCCACCCGGCGCTGGAGGCGCTGCGCAGAAGCCAGAGTGAGGACGCTGGGCAGAGCGTGAGCCTCTACCCCCGCCAGGAATGGGAGCTGCGCCGCACCCTGGGCTATCCGCCGCACGCCTGCCTGGCCCAGGTGGAGGTGGCCGCCCGTGACCGCGACCGTGCCCGCGCCGCTGCCGACGCCGTCGCCGCCGCGCTGTACACAGCGGGCGCCACCGCCCAGGAGGTGCTGGGGCCGGCGCCCGCGCCTATCGCCCGCGTGCGGGGAGTCTACCCCTACCACCTGCTGCTGCGTGCCCGCTCACCGGAGCGCCTGCGCGAGCTGCTAGACGCCGTGGGCAGCGTGCGCGCCGGGGGCCGGGTTCGGGTGGATGTCAGTCCGCGCCATCTGAGCTGA
- a CDS encoding DUF808 domain-containing protein: protein MSGLIALLDDVAAIAKAAAASIDDVGVAASRASAKAVGVVVDDTAVTPRYVTGFTPDRELPVIWKIAKGSLRNKIVFILPAVLLLSQFLPQSLSPLLMLGGAYLSYEGAEKVFGALRGTAEDAEEDQALSGAEQEAQMVAGAIRTDFILSAEIMVIALAEVAAQPLLTRALSLVVVALAITALVYGVVAAIVKMDDLGLRLSQRRLGSTRALGRLLVRAMPAVMSVLSVVGTAAMLWVGGHILLTRLAEFGITAPEHWAGELSHRAAAAVPFAAGAAAWLAETLVSAAGGLLVGLVLVGVLHLLPRRHTAG from the coding sequence GTGAGCGGGCTGATTGCCCTGCTGGACGACGTGGCCGCCATTGCCAAGGCCGCCGCCGCCTCTATCGACGATGTGGGCGTGGCCGCCTCGCGTGCCAGTGCCAAAGCGGTGGGCGTCGTGGTGGACGACACTGCCGTGACCCCGCGCTACGTGACCGGCTTTACCCCCGACCGTGAGCTGCCGGTCATCTGGAAAATCGCCAAAGGCTCGCTGCGCAACAAAATCGTATTTATCCTGCCGGCGGTGCTGCTGCTCAGCCAGTTCTTGCCGCAGTCGCTCTCGCCGCTGCTGATGCTGGGCGGCGCTTACCTGTCCTACGAGGGCGCCGAAAAGGTCTTCGGGGCGCTGCGGGGCACTGCGGAGGATGCCGAGGAGGACCAGGCCCTCTCCGGCGCCGAGCAGGAAGCGCAGATGGTGGCGGGCGCTATCCGCACCGACTTTATTCTCTCGGCCGAAATCATGGTGATCGCACTGGCCGAAGTGGCCGCTCAGCCGCTGCTGACCCGCGCCCTTTCGCTGGTGGTGGTGGCCCTCGCAATTACGGCGCTCGTGTACGGCGTGGTGGCCGCCATCGTCAAGATGGACGACCTCGGGTTGCGGCTCTCGCAGCGCCGCCTGGGGAGCACCCGCGCCCTGGGCCGGCTGCTGGTACGCGCCATGCCAGCCGTGATGTCGGTGCTGTCGGTCGTCGGCACGGCGGCCATGCTGTGGGTGGGCGGACACATCCTGCTGACCCGGCTGGCCGAGTTCGGTATCACCGCCCCCGAACACTGGGCCGGGGAGCTGAGCCACCGCGCTGCCGCCGCTGTCCCCTTTGCCGCCGGGGCCGCCGCCTGGCTGGCCGAGACCCTGGTCTCTGCGGCCGGCGGGCTGCTGGTGGGACTGGTCCTCGTGGGAGTGCTGCACCTGCTGCCACGCCGCCATACCGCTGGCTGA
- a CDS encoding DUF6691 family protein gives MTAAPTPTSTAPASGSQSARQATGLLTYLLVGVYFGTVLVKSEAASWYRIQEMFRFQDFHMFGLIGSAVLTGLVTTTLLRRFGHTRDGDAVHVADKEPGWKRYVLGGGTFGLGWGLAGVCPGPVFVLLGSGVWGMLVVLAFALLGTYLYGTLRDRLPH, from the coding sequence ATGACGGCGGCTCCTACTCCTACCTCTACGGCACCTGCCAGCGGCAGCCAGTCGGCCCGCCAGGCCACCGGGCTGCTCACCTACCTGCTGGTCGGCGTGTACTTCGGCACGGTGCTGGTCAAGTCGGAAGCGGCCAGCTGGTACCGCATTCAGGAGATGTTCCGCTTTCAGGACTTCCATATGTTCGGGCTGATCGGCTCGGCGGTGCTCACGGGTCTGGTGACCACCACGCTGCTGCGCCGATTCGGGCACACCCGCGACGGCGACGCGGTCCACGTGGCCGACAAGGAGCCGGGCTGGAAACGCTACGTGCTGGGCGGCGGCACCTTCGGCCTGGGCTGGGGCCTGGCGGGCGTGTGCCCGGGACCGGTGTTCGTGCTGCTGGGCAGCGGGGTGTGGGGCATGCTGGTGGTGCTGGCGTTCGCGCTGCTGGGCACCTACCTGTACGGCACGCTGCGAGACCGGCTGCCGCACTGA